The following coding sequences lie in one Cloeon dipterum chromosome 1, ieCloDipt1.1, whole genome shotgun sequence genomic window:
- the LOC135939965 gene encoding RNA-binding protein 33-like isoform X3, giving the protein MVQWSVIWATTAFLLAKGCSANHGYLAHYASGEGEGSKPPPQPFETNTMPSQLATLPINHPLHPEPEVASTEVIRTYWPQKVQFYGHHHVRPMNKVHKLKPSSIPFYSAEDMTQAIFMEGPEHPHGTFYIPLRKTKTKKIKDPPLEPTANPSVTSPFTLSPETTTTTHVLDSTLIDLTNENQSVYTSSVPAFKDAASVPSNQKVPFDYLVPPEEGAYSEFPIYNVDITRKPLKINPYGGKPKGAKGPNKVRFKGSKRSNIFSSESQRNQVFKAPPFGPIMSKLPVPYKPMQPSNSGFFRYLFSTPAVSPTTPFPLRSPFFGDNEIQSARFKPHQVRKKNQFPPPNVGTPSFFDADYNMIRPTLSTVIVRENGWVPIANPNPQILRPYTSAPSILNFRQSMQPFTQLQSTPNVGYTSPRPVFHVQSSPTTHTSALPTTTSLPSTTLSTNNHQTAASSETATSSQEQQEQHQKQQQQQQQQRQQQEQQQQQQKQRQQQQQRQQQEQQQQQKQQQDQQRLQEQQQQQQQQQQQQQQEQQQFQYQQQPKTITNVEVVPSIESPPIIIKNPVSNFNAEYFLQQALTQVRHQQQEKYTHATRNQAPTRRAFVADEEVIYQNPVHGVYKDPYVTIHYPIESTFFQNTEEERSGTTEEPKEVKKFHYMYSSVKPRVVHEKDRSVIEKIQSKKRKESRAERKIRDPYLVYAEPTAPMLDELLATSMVTQKTLSGARLGQSSGERRSLIEAQTENQTEKSEMEIVKSQGGLHHEEVEHYHSPVRSDAQFL; this is encoded by the exons ATGGTGCAGTGGTCCGTGATATGGGCCACGACGGCCTTTCTCCTTGCCAAAGGGTGCTCAGCAAATCATGGATATTTAGCGCACTACGCTAGTGGGGAAGGTGAAGGCTCAAAACCACCCCCGCAGCCGTTTGAGACCAATACCATGCCTTCTCAGCTTGCCACCCTGCCAATTAACCACCCTCTCCACCCTGAGCCTGAAGTTGCATCAACAGAAGTTATAAGG ACTTACTGGCCGCAGAAAGTCCAGTTCTACGGCCATCATCACGTTCGTCCTATGAACAAGGTGCACAAATTGAAGCCCTCCAGCATTCCATTTTACAGTGCTGAAGATATGACGCAAGCTATTTTCATGGAAGGGCCTGAACACCCACATGGCACTTTTTATATACCTCTGAGAAAAACCAAGACGAAGAAAATCAAAGATCCTCCTTTGGAGCCGACAGCAAATCCTTCTGTTACCAGCCCTTTTACTCTCAGCCCTGAAACAACAACCACGACCCATGTTTTGGACAGcacattaattgatttaacaaACGAAAACCAAAGTGTATACACCTCCTCTGTTCCCGCTTTCAAAGACGCAGCCAGTGTTCCATCAAATCAGAAAGTTCCCTTTGATTATCTGGTGCCACCAGAGGAAGGCGCCTATAGTGAGTTCCCGATTTACAACGTCGACATAACTAGAAAgcccttaaaaattaacccGTATGGAGGAAAGCCTAAGGGCGCCAAGGGTCCCAACAAAGTTCGATTTAAGGGGTCCAAAAGATCGAATATTTTCTCCAGTGAATCTCAGAGAAACCAAGTCTTCAAAGCTCCACCTTTCGGGCCGATAATGAGTAAATTGCCCGTCCCTTACAAACCCATGCAACCCAGCAACAGTGGTTTCTTCCGTTATCTTTTCTCCACCCCTGCTGTGAGCCCAACAACTCCTTTCCCATTGCGCTCTCCCTTCTTTGGCGACAACGAAATCCAATCGGCACGGTTTAAACCACATCAAGtcagaaagaaaaatcaattcccACCACCAAATGTCGGCACGCCTAGCTTCTTTGATGCTGACTACAACATGATTCGGCCAACCCTCTCAACTGTGATCGTTCGTGAGAATGGTTGGGTGCCAATTGCCAACCCCAACCCACAAATTCTGCGCCCTTACACCTCTGCACCGTCAATACTCAACTTCCGCCAGTCAATGCAACCTTTCACGCAGTTGCAGAGCACACCCAACGTCGGCTACACTTCTCCTCGGCCGGTATTTCACGTCCAGAGCTCTCCCACGACCCACACTTCTGCTTTACCTACAACAACTTCATTACCAAGTACCACCCTAAGTACAAACAACCATCAAACTGCAGCGTCCTCTGAGACAGCGACATCTTCACAAGAACAGCAAGAACAACATCAgaaacagcagcaacagcaacaacaacagcggCAACaacaagagcagcagcagcaacagcagaagcagcgacaacagcagcagcagcggcaacaacaagagcagcagcaacagcagaagcagcaacaAGATCAGCAGCGACTGCaagaacagcagcagcagcagcaacaacaacaacaacaacagcagcaggagcagcagcaattTCAATATCAGCAACAACCGAAAACGATAACTAACGTTGAGGTTGTACCTTCCATCGAGTCCCCTCCTATTATAATAAAGAATCCTGTCTCGAATTTCAACGCtgagtattttttgcaacag gcgTTGACTCAGGTGCGGCAccagcagcaggaaaaatataCGCACGCGACTCGCAACCAGGCTCCGACCAGACGCGCCTTTGTAGCAGATGAAGAAGTAATTTACCAGAACCCCGTGCATGGCGTTTACAAGGACCCGTACGTGACCATCCACTACCCCATCGAGTCAACCTTCTTCCAAAACACCGAAGAAGAAAGGAGCGGAACGACGGAAGAG CCGAAAGAGGTTAAGAAATTCCACTACATGTATTCTTCAGTGAAGCCGAGAGTGGTACATGAGAAGGACAGATCAGTGATTGAGAAAATTCAGTCCAAAAAACGAAAGGAATCGCGagcagaaaggaaaataag GGACCCATACCTCGTGTACGCAGAGCCAACTGCTCCTATGTTGGACGAACTCTTGGCCACCAGCATGGTGACTCAGAAGACTCTCAGTGGGGCTAGACTTGGACAGTCTTCTGGCGAAAGGAGATCTTTGATAGAGGCACAAACCGAAAATCAAACTGAAAAGAGCGAGATGGAGATAGTCAAGTCGCAAGGAGGTCTTCACCATGAAGAGGTTGAGCACTACCATTCTCCAGTTAGATCGGATGCCCAATTTTTGTAG
- the LOC135939965 gene encoding RNA-binding protein 33-like isoform X2, whose protein sequence is MVQWSVIWATTAFLLAKGCSANHGYLAHYASGEGEGSKPPPQPFETNTMPSQLATLPINHPLHPEPEVASTEVIRTYWPQKVQFYGHHHVRPMNKVHKLKPSSIPFYSAEDMTQAIFMEGPEHPHGTFYIPLRKTKTKKIKDPPLEPTANPSVTSPFTLSPETTTTTHVLDSTLIDLTNENQSVYTSSVPAFKDAASVPSNQKVPFDYLVPPEEGAYSEFPIYNVDITRKPLKINPYGGKPKGAKGPNKVRFKGSKRSNIFSSESQRNQVFKAPPFGPIMSKLPVPYKPMQPSNSGFFRYLFSTPAVSPTTPFPLRSPFFGDNEIQSARFKPHQVRKKNQFPPPNVGTPSFFDADYNMIRPTLSTVIVRENGWVPIANPNPQILRPYTSAPSILNFRQSMQPFTQLQSTPNVGYTSPRPVFHVQSSPTTHTSALPTTTSLPSTTLSTNNHQTAASSETATSSQEQQEQHQKQQQQQQQQRQQQEQQQQQQKQRQQQQQRQQQEQQQQQKQQQDQQRLQEQQQQQQQQQQQQQQEQQQFQYQQQPKTITNVEVVPSIESPPIIIKNPVSNFNAEYFLQQVRHQQQEKYTHATRNQAPTRRAFVADEEVIYQNPVHGVYKDPYVTIHYPIESTFFQNTEEERSGTTEEAGTTPSYYDFHLNNIPTTLPSQPKEVKKFHYMYSSVKPRVVHEKDRSVIEKIQSKKRKESRAERKIRDPYLVYAEPTAPMLDELLATSMVTQKTLSGARLGQSSGERRSLIEAQTENQTEKSEMEIVKSQGGLHHEEVEHYHSPVRSDAQFL, encoded by the exons ATGGTGCAGTGGTCCGTGATATGGGCCACGACGGCCTTTCTCCTTGCCAAAGGGTGCTCAGCAAATCATGGATATTTAGCGCACTACGCTAGTGGGGAAGGTGAAGGCTCAAAACCACCCCCGCAGCCGTTTGAGACCAATACCATGCCTTCTCAGCTTGCCACCCTGCCAATTAACCACCCTCTCCACCCTGAGCCTGAAGTTGCATCAACAGAAGTTATAAGG ACTTACTGGCCGCAGAAAGTCCAGTTCTACGGCCATCATCACGTTCGTCCTATGAACAAGGTGCACAAATTGAAGCCCTCCAGCATTCCATTTTACAGTGCTGAAGATATGACGCAAGCTATTTTCATGGAAGGGCCTGAACACCCACATGGCACTTTTTATATACCTCTGAGAAAAACCAAGACGAAGAAAATCAAAGATCCTCCTTTGGAGCCGACAGCAAATCCTTCTGTTACCAGCCCTTTTACTCTCAGCCCTGAAACAACAACCACGACCCATGTTTTGGACAGcacattaattgatttaacaaACGAAAACCAAAGTGTATACACCTCCTCTGTTCCCGCTTTCAAAGACGCAGCCAGTGTTCCATCAAATCAGAAAGTTCCCTTTGATTATCTGGTGCCACCAGAGGAAGGCGCCTATAGTGAGTTCCCGATTTACAACGTCGACATAACTAGAAAgcccttaaaaattaacccGTATGGAGGAAAGCCTAAGGGCGCCAAGGGTCCCAACAAAGTTCGATTTAAGGGGTCCAAAAGATCGAATATTTTCTCCAGTGAATCTCAGAGAAACCAAGTCTTCAAAGCTCCACCTTTCGGGCCGATAATGAGTAAATTGCCCGTCCCTTACAAACCCATGCAACCCAGCAACAGTGGTTTCTTCCGTTATCTTTTCTCCACCCCTGCTGTGAGCCCAACAACTCCTTTCCCATTGCGCTCTCCCTTCTTTGGCGACAACGAAATCCAATCGGCACGGTTTAAACCACATCAAGtcagaaagaaaaatcaattcccACCACCAAATGTCGGCACGCCTAGCTTCTTTGATGCTGACTACAACATGATTCGGCCAACCCTCTCAACTGTGATCGTTCGTGAGAATGGTTGGGTGCCAATTGCCAACCCCAACCCACAAATTCTGCGCCCTTACACCTCTGCACCGTCAATACTCAACTTCCGCCAGTCAATGCAACCTTTCACGCAGTTGCAGAGCACACCCAACGTCGGCTACACTTCTCCTCGGCCGGTATTTCACGTCCAGAGCTCTCCCACGACCCACACTTCTGCTTTACCTACAACAACTTCATTACCAAGTACCACCCTAAGTACAAACAACCATCAAACTGCAGCGTCCTCTGAGACAGCGACATCTTCACAAGAACAGCAAGAACAACATCAgaaacagcagcaacagcaacaacaacagcggCAACaacaagagcagcagcagcaacagcagaagcagcgacaacagcagcagcagcggcaacaacaagagcagcagcaacagcagaagcagcaacaAGATCAGCAGCGACTGCaagaacagcagcagcagcagcaacaacaacaacaacaacagcagcaggagcagcagcaattTCAATATCAGCAACAACCGAAAACGATAACTAACGTTGAGGTTGTACCTTCCATCGAGTCCCCTCCTATTATAATAAAGAATCCTGTCTCGAATTTCAACGCtgagtattttttgcaacag GTGCGGCAccagcagcaggaaaaatataCGCACGCGACTCGCAACCAGGCTCCGACCAGACGCGCCTTTGTAGCAGATGAAGAAGTAATTTACCAGAACCCCGTGCATGGCGTTTACAAGGACCCGTACGTGACCATCCACTACCCCATCGAGTCAACCTTCTTCCAAAACACCGAAGAAGAAAGGAGCGGAACGACGGAAGAGGCAGGAACGACTCCTTCATATTATGATTTTCACTTGAACAACATCCCTACCACTTTACCCTCACAGCCGAAAGAGGTTAAGAAATTCCACTACATGTATTCTTCAGTGAAGCCGAGAGTGGTACATGAGAAGGACAGATCAGTGATTGAGAAAATTCAGTCCAAAAAACGAAAGGAATCGCGagcagaaaggaaaataag GGACCCATACCTCGTGTACGCAGAGCCAACTGCTCCTATGTTGGACGAACTCTTGGCCACCAGCATGGTGACTCAGAAGACTCTCAGTGGGGCTAGACTTGGACAGTCTTCTGGCGAAAGGAGATCTTTGATAGAGGCACAAACCGAAAATCAAACTGAAAAGAGCGAGATGGAGATAGTCAAGTCGCAAGGAGGTCTTCACCATGAAGAGGTTGAGCACTACCATTCTCCAGTTAGATCGGATGCCCAATTTTTGTAG
- the LOC135939965 gene encoding RNA-binding protein 33-like isoform X1, whose translation MVQWSVIWATTAFLLAKGCSANHGYLAHYASGEGEGSKPPPQPFETNTMPSQLATLPINHPLHPEPEVASTEVIRTYWPQKVQFYGHHHVRPMNKVHKLKPSSIPFYSAEDMTQAIFMEGPEHPHGTFYIPLRKTKTKKIKDPPLEPTANPSVTSPFTLSPETTTTTHVLDSTLIDLTNENQSVYTSSVPAFKDAASVPSNQKVPFDYLVPPEEGAYSEFPIYNVDITRKPLKINPYGGKPKGAKGPNKVRFKGSKRSNIFSSESQRNQVFKAPPFGPIMSKLPVPYKPMQPSNSGFFRYLFSTPAVSPTTPFPLRSPFFGDNEIQSARFKPHQVRKKNQFPPPNVGTPSFFDADYNMIRPTLSTVIVRENGWVPIANPNPQILRPYTSAPSILNFRQSMQPFTQLQSTPNVGYTSPRPVFHVQSSPTTHTSALPTTTSLPSTTLSTNNHQTAASSETATSSQEQQEQHQKQQQQQQQQRQQQEQQQQQQKQRQQQQQRQQQEQQQQQKQQQDQQRLQEQQQQQQQQQQQQQQEQQQFQYQQQPKTITNVEVVPSIESPPIIIKNPVSNFNAEYFLQQALTQVRHQQQEKYTHATRNQAPTRRAFVADEEVIYQNPVHGVYKDPYVTIHYPIESTFFQNTEEERSGTTEEAGTTPSYYDFHLNNIPTTLPSQPKEVKKFHYMYSSVKPRVVHEKDRSVIEKIQSKKRKESRAERKIRDPYLVYAEPTAPMLDELLATSMVTQKTLSGARLGQSSGERRSLIEAQTENQTEKSEMEIVKSQGGLHHEEVEHYHSPVRSDAQFL comes from the exons ATGGTGCAGTGGTCCGTGATATGGGCCACGACGGCCTTTCTCCTTGCCAAAGGGTGCTCAGCAAATCATGGATATTTAGCGCACTACGCTAGTGGGGAAGGTGAAGGCTCAAAACCACCCCCGCAGCCGTTTGAGACCAATACCATGCCTTCTCAGCTTGCCACCCTGCCAATTAACCACCCTCTCCACCCTGAGCCTGAAGTTGCATCAACAGAAGTTATAAGG ACTTACTGGCCGCAGAAAGTCCAGTTCTACGGCCATCATCACGTTCGTCCTATGAACAAGGTGCACAAATTGAAGCCCTCCAGCATTCCATTTTACAGTGCTGAAGATATGACGCAAGCTATTTTCATGGAAGGGCCTGAACACCCACATGGCACTTTTTATATACCTCTGAGAAAAACCAAGACGAAGAAAATCAAAGATCCTCCTTTGGAGCCGACAGCAAATCCTTCTGTTACCAGCCCTTTTACTCTCAGCCCTGAAACAACAACCACGACCCATGTTTTGGACAGcacattaattgatttaacaaACGAAAACCAAAGTGTATACACCTCCTCTGTTCCCGCTTTCAAAGACGCAGCCAGTGTTCCATCAAATCAGAAAGTTCCCTTTGATTATCTGGTGCCACCAGAGGAAGGCGCCTATAGTGAGTTCCCGATTTACAACGTCGACATAACTAGAAAgcccttaaaaattaacccGTATGGAGGAAAGCCTAAGGGCGCCAAGGGTCCCAACAAAGTTCGATTTAAGGGGTCCAAAAGATCGAATATTTTCTCCAGTGAATCTCAGAGAAACCAAGTCTTCAAAGCTCCACCTTTCGGGCCGATAATGAGTAAATTGCCCGTCCCTTACAAACCCATGCAACCCAGCAACAGTGGTTTCTTCCGTTATCTTTTCTCCACCCCTGCTGTGAGCCCAACAACTCCTTTCCCATTGCGCTCTCCCTTCTTTGGCGACAACGAAATCCAATCGGCACGGTTTAAACCACATCAAGtcagaaagaaaaatcaattcccACCACCAAATGTCGGCACGCCTAGCTTCTTTGATGCTGACTACAACATGATTCGGCCAACCCTCTCAACTGTGATCGTTCGTGAGAATGGTTGGGTGCCAATTGCCAACCCCAACCCACAAATTCTGCGCCCTTACACCTCTGCACCGTCAATACTCAACTTCCGCCAGTCAATGCAACCTTTCACGCAGTTGCAGAGCACACCCAACGTCGGCTACACTTCTCCTCGGCCGGTATTTCACGTCCAGAGCTCTCCCACGACCCACACTTCTGCTTTACCTACAACAACTTCATTACCAAGTACCACCCTAAGTACAAACAACCATCAAACTGCAGCGTCCTCTGAGACAGCGACATCTTCACAAGAACAGCAAGAACAACATCAgaaacagcagcaacagcaacaacaacagcggCAACaacaagagcagcagcagcaacagcagaagcagcgacaacagcagcagcagcggcaacaacaagagcagcagcaacagcagaagcagcaacaAGATCAGCAGCGACTGCaagaacagcagcagcagcagcaacaacaacaacaacaacagcagcaggagcagcagcaattTCAATATCAGCAACAACCGAAAACGATAACTAACGTTGAGGTTGTACCTTCCATCGAGTCCCCTCCTATTATAATAAAGAATCCTGTCTCGAATTTCAACGCtgagtattttttgcaacag gcgTTGACTCAGGTGCGGCAccagcagcaggaaaaatataCGCACGCGACTCGCAACCAGGCTCCGACCAGACGCGCCTTTGTAGCAGATGAAGAAGTAATTTACCAGAACCCCGTGCATGGCGTTTACAAGGACCCGTACGTGACCATCCACTACCCCATCGAGTCAACCTTCTTCCAAAACACCGAAGAAGAAAGGAGCGGAACGACGGAAGAGGCAGGAACGACTCCTTCATATTATGATTTTCACTTGAACAACATCCCTACCACTTTACCCTCACAGCCGAAAGAGGTTAAGAAATTCCACTACATGTATTCTTCAGTGAAGCCGAGAGTGGTACATGAGAAGGACAGATCAGTGATTGAGAAAATTCAGTCCAAAAAACGAAAGGAATCGCGagcagaaaggaaaataag GGACCCATACCTCGTGTACGCAGAGCCAACTGCTCCTATGTTGGACGAACTCTTGGCCACCAGCATGGTGACTCAGAAGACTCTCAGTGGGGCTAGACTTGGACAGTCTTCTGGCGAAAGGAGATCTTTGATAGAGGCACAAACCGAAAATCAAACTGAAAAGAGCGAGATGGAGATAGTCAAGTCGCAAGGAGGTCTTCACCATGAAGAGGTTGAGCACTACCATTCTCCAGTTAGATCGGATGCCCAATTTTTGTAG
- the LOC135935239 gene encoding collagenase-like produces MRYSKVCVGSLISDSVILITADCLFKDLSSFNITIGAVDYNNYQAEHVEFVDLYGYSYVFHEDYDSVSGANDIAALILKTPIKNPKIKPIRLPSKSQINDFLNRTEITILGWGGETGRTEPNLQHADTFTLNFLDCQFLHGSLHVTDENLCLDNTVPGSPTACYDGDNGSPMITKEKDGQYTLIGFMIKWFVGSEEVGVCNSHIPVIYMRVAAYLDWLAANTGIEIRP; encoded by the exons ATGAGGTACAGCAAAGTTTGTGTCGGATCCCTCATTTCCGACAGCGTGATTCTCATCACTGCTGACTGTCTTTTCAAAGA CTTGAGCAGTTTCAACATTACCATTGGGGCCGTTGATTACAACAATTACCAAGCAGAACATGTTGAATTCGTTGACTTGTATGGATATAGCTACGTTTTTCATGAAGATTACGACAGCGTATCTGGCGCGAATGACATAGCTGccttgattttgaaaaccccaattaaaaatccaa AAATCAAGCCGATACGCTTGCCATCCAAATCCCAAATCAACGATTTCCTAAATCGCACTGAAATCACAATCCTAGGCTGGGGAGGAGAAA CTGGTCGTACTGAACCGAATCTCCAACATGCGGACACCTTCACTTTAAATTTCCTCGACTGCCAGTTTTTGCATGGCTCATTACACGTGACTGACGAAAACCTGTGCTTAGACAACACGGTTCCAGGATCACCGACGGCGTGCTACGATGGTGACAATGGCAGCCCAATGATTACCAAGGAAAAAGATGGACAGTATACCCTGATCGGTTTCATGATCAAATGGTTTGTGGGTTCTGAGGAGGTTGGTGTTTGTAACTCTCACATCCCTGTAATTTACATGCGCGTGGCCGCTTACCTAGATTGGTTAGCGGCAAATACCGGAATTGAGATAAGGCCATGA
- the LOC135939989 gene encoding sodium-dependent phosphate transport protein 2B-like: MDTKPQKNACSEKDVHNISAMDLRKNKEGHVKIELDTPPESKKWRDMNGKERAMRLFLICGKTVALLALLYLFVCSLDLLSMALQLVGGKATGEIFSNPLMSNPMVGLMIGILVTVAVQSSSTSTSIVVSLVAAGYFPSVKTAIPIIMGANVGTSITNTLVAITRINNRAEFGLAFAGATVHDMFNWLTVVVLLIIEVSTGYLFYLTEAIVATLDYNEGAEDIKLIKVITEPLTKAIMEIDKNVLNGWAMQDPDYDNKTLLKVWCGEEKCESLFALFDIGDTATGAIMTVVSLLLLCGCLILMVKLLQNVLQGTVAKLIQKTINANIPYVPWLTGYIAILVGAGATFVLQSSSVFTSALTPLVGMQIISVNRMYPLCLGSNIGTTTTALIAALTASASKIKLTVQIALCHLFFNLTGILIFYPIPFMRWPLPMCKKLGQTTARFRWFAFFYLLMSFFVIPGIVLGLSLADENGYVLMGVGIPILLILALVVIINLLQNRFPKALPPFLRTWDWLPLWMRSIEPADRLISKLCGCCVKDMTEDEKEEIAKNEELNEAKGIENIVAPD, from the exons ATGGACACAAAACCTCAAAAG AATGCATGCTCTGAAAAAGACGTTCATAATATCTCAGCCAtggatttaagaaaaaataaagaaggaCACGTGAAAATTGAGCTTGACACGCCACCAGAATCAAAGAAATGGAGAG ATATGAATGGAAAAGAGAGGGCAATGAGGCTATTTTTGATTTGCGGGAAAACCGTGGCTTTGCTCGCGCTTCTGTACCTTTTTGTGTGCTCACTGGATCTCCTTTCTATGGCTTTGCAACTAGTGGGTGGAAAAGCTACAG gtgaaattttcagcaacCCTTTGATGTCGAATCCGATGGTTGGCCTGATGATTGGCATTTTGGTCACGGTGGCCGTTCAGAGTTCGTCGACTTCAACGTCTATTGTCGTCAGTCTGGTCGCGGCAGGAT ATTTTCCCTCTGTGAAGACTGCCATTCCCATTATCATGGGCGCAAACGTGGGCACATCTATCACCAACACCCTGGTGGCCATCACCAGGATCAATAACCGGGCCGAGTTTGGGCTTGCTTTTGCTGGAGCGACGGTGCACGATATGTTCAACTGGCTCACGGTTGTCGTCCTTCTCATAATTGAAGTGTCTACAG GCTACTTATTTTATCTCACGGAAGCAATCGTGGCCACCTTGGATTACAATGAAGGAGCCGaagacataaaattaataaaagtcaTCACCGAGCCCTTGACAAAAGCCATCATGGAAATCGACAAGAATGTGCTCAATGGTTGGGCTATGCAAGATCCTGATTATGATAATAAAACCCTTTTGAAAGTTTGGTGTGGTGAAGAAAAAT gCGAATCTCTATTTGCCTTGTTTGACATTGGCGACACCGCAACCGGAGCAATCATGACTGTCGTTTCTCTATTACTGCTGTGTGGATGCTTGATTCTGATGGTTAAGTTGctgcaaaatgttttacaaG GAACCGTGGCTAAGCTAATTCAGAAGACAATCAACGCAAACATCCCATACGTGCCCTGGCTGACCGGTTACATTGCCATCTTGGTCGGTGCTGGAGCCACTTTCGTCCTGCAATCGAGCTCAGTGTTCACGTCCGCCCTGACCCCATTGGTCGGCATGCAGATCATTTCCGTGAACCGGATGTACCCCTTGTGCCTGGGGTCCAACATTGgcacgacgacgacggccCTGATCGCCGCTCTCACGGCCAGCGCGTCCAAGATTAAGCTGACGGTGCAGATCGCGCTGTGCCACTTGTTCTTCAACCTGACTGGCATCCTCATTTTCTACCCGATCCCCTTCATGCGGTGGCCCCTGCCCATGTGCAAGAAGCTGGGCCAGACGACCGCCCGCTTCCGCTGGTTTGCCTTCTTCTACTTGCTCATGTCCTTCTTCGTCATCCCAGGCATCGTTCTCGGCCTCTCGCTCGCCGACGAAAACGGCTACGTCCTCATGGGCGTCGGCATTCCCATCCTGTTAATCCTCGCGCTCGTTGTCATCATCAACCTGCTGCAGAATCGCTTCCCGAAAGCTCTGCCGCCTTTCCTGCGGACTTGGGACTGGCTGCCGCTCTGGATGCGCAGCATCGAGCCCGCTGACAGGCTGATCTCCAAACTTTGCGGATGTTGCGTCAAAGATATGACGGAGGATGAGAAGGAGGAAATTGCCAAAAACGAGGAGCTCAACGAAGCCAAGGGCATTGAAAATATAGTGGCACCTGACTAG